The following proteins come from a genomic window of Microbacterium sp. SY138:
- a CDS encoding acetyl-CoA C-acyltransferase, which translates to MTEAYLVGGVRTPVGRYGGALASVRPDDLASIVVREAVRRAGIDPLQAEIDEVILGAANQAGEDNRNVARMAVLLAGLPDTVPGITVNRLCASGMSAVTMAAQAIRAGDADLIVAGGVESMTRAPWVQAKPEKAWAKPGAAFDTSIGWRFPNPRLLAREKATFTMPETAEEVARVDGITREEADAFALRSQQRAAAAIADGRFEAEIVGVPLDAAVSAGAEVRVDEGPRPETTLEGLARLRPVVAGGQVVTAGNSSALNDGASAIVVASAEAVERYGLVPRARIVAGTSAGLAPEVMGLGPVPATQKALRRSGLSIDDIGSIELNEAFATQSIACIRRLGLDESRVNADGGAIALGHPLGSSGSRLLVTLLGRMEREGSRYGLATMCVGVGQGAAVIVEKV; encoded by the coding sequence ATGACCGAGGCATATCTCGTCGGAGGCGTACGCACCCCGGTCGGACGCTACGGCGGCGCCCTCGCCTCCGTGCGCCCCGACGATCTCGCATCGATCGTCGTGCGCGAAGCGGTGCGGCGCGCGGGGATCGACCCCCTGCAGGCGGAGATCGACGAGGTGATCCTCGGTGCGGCCAACCAGGCCGGGGAAGACAACCGCAACGTCGCCCGGATGGCCGTCCTGCTCGCGGGCCTCCCCGACACCGTGCCCGGCATCACGGTCAACCGGCTGTGCGCCTCCGGGATGTCGGCCGTCACGATGGCAGCGCAGGCGATCCGCGCCGGTGATGCCGACCTCATCGTCGCCGGCGGCGTCGAGTCGATGACACGCGCCCCCTGGGTGCAGGCCAAACCGGAGAAGGCCTGGGCGAAGCCGGGCGCTGCTTTCGACACCTCGATCGGCTGGAGATTCCCGAACCCCCGCCTGCTCGCACGAGAGAAGGCGACGTTCACGATGCCGGAGACCGCAGAGGAGGTCGCTCGCGTCGACGGCATCACCCGCGAAGAAGCGGATGCGTTCGCACTGCGATCGCAGCAGCGCGCCGCCGCGGCGATCGCCGATGGACGCTTCGAGGCGGAGATCGTCGGCGTCCCCCTCGACGCCGCCGTCAGCGCCGGTGCGGAGGTCCGCGTGGACGAGGGCCCCCGTCCGGAGACGACCCTCGAGGGACTTGCGCGCCTGCGTCCCGTCGTGGCCGGCGGTCAGGTCGTCACCGCCGGCAACTCCAGCGCCCTCAACGACGGTGCTTCCGCGATCGTCGTGGCGAGCGCGGAAGCCGTCGAGCGCTACGGACTGGTGCCGCGGGCACGTATTGTGGCCGGCACCAGTGCGGGCCTGGCTCCCGAGGTCATGGGCCTCGGCCCGGTTCCTGCGACACAGAAGGCGCTGCGTCGATCCGGGCTCTCTATCGACGACATCGGCTCGATCGAGCTCAACGAGGCGTTCGCCACGCAATCCATCGCCTGCATCAGAAGACTCGGACTCGACGAGTCGCGCGTGAATGCCGACGGCGGAGCCATCGCCCTCGGCCACCCACTCGGCTCCTCCGGATCCCGTCTGCTCGTCACCCTCCTCGGCCGCATGGAGCGCGAAGGCTCTCGATACGGACTCGCCACCATGTGCGTCGGCGTGGGGCAGGGCGCAGCCGTGATCGTGGAGAAGGTCTGA
- a CDS encoding 3-hydroxyacyl-CoA dehydrogenase family protein → MTESSSPAPRHVGVLGGGRMGAGIAHAFLLAGSRVTVVERDAHAARSASARVLESVDSSIARGTAGESVDRYRERLATGTDTALFASCALVVEAVPEDLALKIDALRRVEAAIAPDAAIASNTSSISIDELAAVLDHPSRFLGMHFFNPVPASTLVEIVRGATTAPPLVDSARSWVEALGKTPIVVADAPGFASSRLGVAVGLEAIRMLEEGVASAEDIDAAMTLGYKHPVGPLRLTDIVGLDVRLGIAEYLAAHLGERFEPPALLRRLVAEGHLGRKSGRGFYEWDAS, encoded by the coding sequence ATGACCGAGAGCAGTTCCCCGGCCCCGCGACACGTGGGGGTGCTCGGCGGCGGACGCATGGGCGCCGGGATCGCCCACGCATTCCTGCTGGCAGGCTCCCGCGTCACCGTCGTCGAACGCGATGCCCATGCGGCCAGATCGGCATCGGCCCGCGTGCTCGAATCCGTCGACTCCTCGATCGCCAGAGGCACGGCGGGCGAATCCGTCGACCGGTACCGGGAGCGTCTCGCCACGGGCACGGATACGGCGCTGTTCGCGTCGTGCGCGCTCGTCGTCGAGGCGGTGCCGGAAGACCTCGCCCTCAAGATCGATGCGCTCCGACGCGTCGAGGCGGCGATCGCGCCCGACGCGGCGATCGCCTCGAACACCTCCTCCATCTCTATCGATGAGCTGGCCGCCGTGCTCGATCACCCCTCACGCTTCCTCGGCATGCACTTCTTCAACCCCGTGCCGGCCTCCACGCTCGTCGAGATCGTGCGGGGTGCGACCACGGCTCCCCCGCTCGTCGATTCCGCCCGCAGCTGGGTGGAGGCGCTGGGCAAGACGCCGATCGTGGTGGCAGATGCCCCCGGATTCGCGTCCTCCCGACTCGGCGTCGCCGTCGGCCTCGAGGCGATCCGCATGCTCGAGGAAGGCGTCGCCTCCGCCGAGGACATCGACGCCGCGATGACGCTCGGATACAAGCACCCGGTCGGCCCGCTCCGGCTCACCGACATCGTCGGCCTCGACGTGCGGCTCGGCATCGCCGAGTACCTCGCCGCGCATCTGGGCGAGCGCTTCGAACCTCCCGCCCTGCTGCGTCGACTGGTCGCTGAGGGACACCTCGGCCGCAAGAGCGGACGCGGCTTCTACGAATGGGACGCCTCATGA
- the paaK gene encoding phenylacetate--CoA ligase PaaK, which produces MSREEIAALQLERLQQTVRHAYANVPLYTRKFDDAGVHPDDIRTLDDVQRLPFTTKADLRETYPFGMFAVPMSDVARIHASSGTTGRPTVVGYTRGDLDRWASLVARSLRASGIRAGMKVHNAYGYGLFTGGLGAHAGIEALGATVIPMSGGQTARQVQLILDFEPDAILCTPSYLLTIADAMAAQGVDPRSTSLKVAVLGAEPWSNEMRHELEQRLGIDALDIYGLSEVMGPGVGNECLETKDGPHLWEDHFLPEIIDGESGAVLPDGELGELVFTSLTKEAFPVIRYRTRDLTRLLPGTARAGMRRMEKITGRNDDMIILRGVNLFPTQIEELVLGIEQLTPHFILELSKDGRMDTLKVRIERHPDLSVETCQSAAEVLAQRIKIFVGSTVAVQLEEPGTLPRSEGKYKRVYDLR; this is translated from the coding sequence ATGAGTCGCGAGGAGATCGCGGCTCTCCAGCTCGAACGGCTTCAGCAGACCGTTCGCCATGCGTACGCGAACGTCCCTCTCTACACGCGCAAGTTCGATGATGCGGGTGTGCATCCGGATGACATCCGCACCCTGGATGACGTGCAGCGGCTGCCGTTCACGACCAAGGCGGATCTGCGCGAGACCTATCCGTTCGGGATGTTCGCGGTGCCGATGTCCGACGTCGCCCGCATCCACGCATCCAGCGGCACCACGGGCCGGCCGACGGTCGTCGGCTACACGAGGGGCGATCTCGACCGGTGGGCTTCTCTGGTGGCGCGTTCGCTGCGGGCGAGTGGCATCCGCGCCGGCATGAAGGTGCACAACGCCTACGGATACGGACTGTTCACGGGGGGACTCGGCGCGCACGCGGGCATCGAAGCGCTCGGTGCGACCGTCATCCCGATGTCCGGTGGCCAGACGGCCCGTCAGGTGCAGCTGATCCTCGATTTCGAGCCGGATGCGATCCTGTGCACTCCGAGCTATCTGCTCACGATCGCCGACGCGATGGCGGCGCAGGGGGTCGACCCGCGCTCCACGTCGTTGAAGGTCGCTGTTCTGGGCGCCGAGCCGTGGTCGAACGAGATGCGCCACGAGCTCGAACAGCGTCTGGGAATCGACGCTCTGGACATCTACGGACTCAGCGAGGTCATGGGGCCCGGGGTGGGCAACGAATGCCTCGAGACGAAGGACGGCCCGCATCTGTGGGAGGACCACTTCCTGCCGGAGATCATCGACGGCGAGAGCGGGGCGGTGCTGCCGGACGGGGAGCTCGGCGAACTCGTGTTCACCTCGCTGACGAAGGAGGCCTTCCCCGTGATCCGCTATCGCACCCGCGACCTCACCCGTCTGCTGCCGGGGACCGCGCGTGCGGGGATGCGCCGCATGGAGAAGATCACGGGCCGCAACGACGACATGATCATCCTGCGCGGGGTGAACCTGTTCCCCACCCAGATCGAGGAGCTGGTGCTGGGGATCGAACAGCTGACGCCGCACTTCATCCTCGAGCTGTCGAAGGACGGCCGGATGGACACGTTGAAGGTGCGGATCGAACGCCACCCCGACCTGTCCGTCGAGACCTGCCAGAGCGCCGCGGAGGTGCTCGCGCAGCGCATCAAGATCTTCGTCGGGTCGACGGTCGCCGTCCAGCTGGAAGAGCCGGGGACGCTGCCGCGAAGCGAGGGGAAGTACAAGCGGGTGTACGACCTGCGGTGA
- a CDS encoding TetR/AcrR family transcriptional regulator has protein sequence MSEMQSTRRGRPGYDQQGILGVAVAAFNEYGYDATSIGMLAERLGLSKSAIYHHFGSKDEILDLALDAALSGLEAVVENPLPESEDGPEASNAVDRLEHVLRGAVRVLVEQLPAVTLLLRVRGNTDVERKALIRRRAFDRRITALVSEAQSEGALRADIDASVVARLVFGMINSIVEWYRPGGREGADRLADDVVAIALDGLRTNDDAGVPAV, from the coding sequence ATGTCCGAGATGCAGAGCACACGACGCGGCCGCCCCGGCTACGACCAGCAGGGGATCCTCGGCGTCGCCGTCGCCGCCTTCAACGAGTACGGGTACGACGCGACGTCGATCGGCATGCTCGCCGAGCGGCTCGGCCTGTCGAAGTCGGCGATCTATCACCACTTCGGATCGAAGGACGAGATCCTCGACCTCGCGCTCGACGCGGCGCTCAGCGGCCTGGAAGCCGTGGTCGAGAACCCGCTTCCGGAATCGGAGGATGGACCGGAGGCCTCGAACGCGGTGGACCGCCTCGAGCATGTGCTGCGCGGTGCCGTCCGTGTGCTCGTGGAGCAGCTGCCGGCCGTGACGCTGCTGCTGCGCGTACGGGGCAACACCGACGTGGAGCGCAAGGCGCTGATCCGCCGTCGGGCCTTCGACCGTCGGATCACCGCGCTGGTGTCGGAGGCGCAGAGCGAGGGCGCGTTGCGTGCCGACATCGATGCGAGCGTGGTCGCGCGTCTCGTGTTCGGGATGATCAACTCGATCGTCGAGTGGTACCGACCCGGGGGGCGCGAGGGCGCCGACCGTCTCGCCGACGACGTGGTCGCGATCGCCCTCGACGGGCTGCGCACGAACGACGACGCCGGAGTCCCTGCCGTCTGA
- the paaZ gene encoding phenylacetic acid degradation bifunctional protein PaaZ: MIETLPSYVQGEWWTPSSDAKTTEVRDASTGEVVARVSTEGLDLGAALEHARTVGQVSLGELTFHQRAVRLKQLALALTERKAELYELSSRTGATAQDSWVDIDGGIGVLFAYSSKGRRELPNAKVYVDGGVENLSKDGSFLGRHIYTRLRGVAVQINAFNFPVWGSLEKFAPAFLAGVPTLVKPATPTGYLAEAMVRVMVESGLLPDGSLQLVSGSVPGLFDELRLGDLVAFTGSASTAEQLRAHDSVQTGGVRFTSETDSINASILGTDAVSGTPEFDAYVKQLVAEMTTKAGQKCTAIRRAIVPTTAVDDVIAAVRERLSTRVVLGDPRAEGVTMGPLASIAQREEVLRQVGRLQAGGGELVIGTTDAPTVRHGDGSEGPAPDGAFVAPMLLRFPDPESAAVNEIEAFGPVSSIVGYRTLDEASALVARGGGSLVTSVATHDPEVAVALATGMAAYNGRVLFLDRDDARSSTGHGSPLPNLVHGGPGRAGGGEELGGIRAVLHHMQRTAVQGSPEMMTALTGVWHQGATSRPYEQSDGVHPFRKSLAELHVGDQVASGSRTVTLEDIETFAAFTGDTFYAHMDETSAAANPFFPGRVAHGYLLVSWAAGLFVDPAPGPVLANSGLENLRFVTPVSPGDDIRVELTAKQITPRETDEYGEVRWDAVLKNQHDDIVATYDVLTLVAKEKAQV; encoded by the coding sequence ATGATCGAGACCCTCCCCAGCTACGTCCAGGGAGAGTGGTGGACGCCGTCGTCCGACGCGAAGACCACCGAGGTCCGGGATGCGTCGACGGGTGAGGTCGTGGCCCGTGTCTCGACCGAGGGACTCGATCTGGGCGCCGCCCTCGAGCACGCCCGCACCGTGGGCCAGGTCTCGCTGGGAGAGCTCACCTTCCATCAGCGTGCCGTGCGCCTCAAGCAACTGGCTCTCGCCCTGACGGAGCGCAAGGCCGAGCTGTACGAGCTCTCCAGCCGCACCGGTGCCACGGCGCAGGATTCCTGGGTGGACATCGACGGCGGGATCGGCGTGCTGTTCGCGTACTCGAGCAAGGGCCGACGCGAGCTGCCGAATGCGAAGGTGTATGTCGACGGAGGCGTGGAGAACCTGTCCAAGGACGGCTCCTTCCTCGGCCGCCACATCTACACGCGGCTGCGCGGCGTCGCCGTGCAGATCAACGCCTTCAACTTCCCGGTCTGGGGATCGCTCGAGAAGTTCGCGCCCGCGTTCCTCGCCGGCGTCCCGACCCTGGTGAAACCCGCCACCCCCACCGGGTACCTCGCCGAAGCCATGGTGCGCGTGATGGTGGAGTCGGGGCTCCTTCCCGACGGCTCGCTGCAGCTCGTCTCGGGCAGCGTGCCCGGTCTCTTCGACGAGCTGCGGCTGGGCGACCTCGTGGCCTTCACCGGTTCGGCATCGACGGCCGAGCAGCTGCGCGCTCACGATTCCGTGCAGACGGGAGGTGTGCGCTTCACGAGCGAGACCGATTCGATCAACGCCTCGATCCTCGGGACGGATGCCGTCTCCGGCACGCCCGAGTTCGACGCGTACGTCAAGCAGCTCGTCGCCGAGATGACCACCAAGGCCGGCCAGAAGTGCACGGCGATCCGCCGCGCGATCGTGCCGACGACTGCCGTCGACGACGTCATCGCCGCAGTCCGGGAACGCCTCTCGACACGTGTCGTCCTCGGCGACCCCCGCGCCGAGGGCGTGACGATGGGTCCGCTCGCCTCGATCGCGCAGCGCGAGGAGGTGCTGCGTCAGGTCGGCCGCCTGCAGGCCGGCGGAGGAGAGCTCGTGATCGGCACGACCGATGCACCGACCGTCCGGCACGGCGACGGCAGCGAAGGGCCGGCCCCCGACGGTGCGTTCGTGGCGCCGATGCTGCTGCGGTTCCCCGACCCGGAAAGCGCGGCGGTCAACGAGATCGAGGCGTTCGGCCCGGTGTCGAGCATCGTCGGCTACCGCACCCTCGATGAGGCGAGCGCCCTCGTGGCCCGGGGCGGAGGGTCGCTCGTGACGAGTGTGGCCACGCACGACCCCGAGGTCGCTGTCGCACTCGCGACCGGCATGGCCGCGTACAACGGGCGCGTGCTCTTCCTCGATCGCGATGATGCGCGCAGCTCGACCGGGCACGGTTCCCCGCTCCCGAACCTCGTGCACGGCGGCCCCGGGCGCGCGGGCGGAGGCGAGGAGCTCGGCGGCATCCGCGCCGTGCTGCACCACATGCAGCGCACCGCGGTGCAGGGCTCGCCCGAGATGATGACCGCCCTCACCGGCGTCTGGCATCAGGGAGCGACCTCACGCCCGTACGAGCAGAGCGACGGAGTGCATCCCTTCCGCAAGTCGCTGGCCGAGCTCCATGTGGGCGACCAGGTGGCGAGCGGTTCCCGCACCGTCACCCTCGAGGACATCGAGACGTTCGCCGCATTCACCGGCGACACGTTCTACGCCCACATGGATGAGACCTCGGCCGCAGCGAACCCGTTCTTCCCGGGACGCGTCGCCCACGGCTATCTGCTGGTGTCGTGGGCTGCGGGGCTCTTCGTCGACCCGGCGCCCGGCCCCGTGCTCGCCAACTCCGGGCTCGAGAACCTGCGGTTCGTGACGCCGGTCTCCCCCGGCGACGACATCCGCGTCGAGCTCACCGCCAAGCAGATCACTCCGCGGGAGACCGACGAGTACGGGGAGGTGCGCTGGGATGCCGTGCTGAAGAACCAGCACGACGACATCGTGGCCACCTACGATGTGCTCACGCTGGTCGCGAAGGAGAAGGCGCAGGTCTGA
- a CDS encoding enoyl-CoA hydratase/isomerase family protein: protein MAAGPLDSGPLVVERHDDRVVATLHRPHKRNAIDQATIDAIHVLCAELEAVPRPLILTGAGGVFAAGADIAELRERRAADALRGINAHAFIRLAELPMPVIAAIDGYALGGGAELAYAADIRIASPSLAIGNPETGLGILAAAGAGWRLKEIIGDARAIELLLTGRTVKADEALRIGLVSAIHETAELLPAAHALVDRIARNDRAATIATKRVFRAPRDHHPAVDLEAQAELFESPEKFRRMTDFLERRDR from the coding sequence ATGGCCGCCGGCCCCCTCGACAGCGGACCGCTCGTCGTCGAGCGTCACGACGACCGCGTGGTGGCGACGCTCCACCGACCGCACAAGCGCAACGCGATCGACCAGGCCACGATCGACGCGATCCACGTGCTGTGCGCCGAACTCGAAGCCGTGCCGCGCCCGCTGATCCTCACCGGGGCCGGAGGAGTGTTCGCCGCGGGCGCCGACATCGCCGAGCTGCGCGAGCGCCGTGCGGCCGATGCGCTTCGTGGGATCAACGCCCACGCGTTCATCCGGCTCGCCGAGCTGCCGATGCCGGTCATCGCCGCGATCGACGGGTACGCCCTCGGTGGAGGAGCCGAACTCGCCTATGCCGCGGACATCCGCATCGCCTCGCCATCGCTCGCCATCGGCAACCCCGAGACCGGGCTGGGCATCCTCGCCGCAGCGGGGGCAGGGTGGCGCCTGAAGGAGATCATCGGAGACGCCAGGGCCATCGAGCTGCTGCTCACCGGACGCACCGTGAAGGCCGATGAGGCGCTGCGCATCGGTCTCGTATCGGCGATCCATGAGACCGCGGAGCTTCTGCCCGCCGCCCACGCCCTCGTCGATCGCATCGCCCGCAACGACCGGGCAGCCACCATCGCGACCAAGCGTGTCTTCCGCGCGCCGCGCGACCACCATCCCGCCGTCGACCTGGAAGCGCAGGCCGAGCTCTTCGAGAGTCCGGAGAAGTTCCGGCGGATGACCGACTTCCTGGAGCGGAGAGACCGATGA